The Mugil cephalus isolate CIBA_MC_2020 chromosome 8, CIBA_Mcephalus_1.1, whole genome shotgun sequence genome segment ATTATCCCAGACAGCTGAAGTACGCCTTTGAGATATTCCAAAAACTTTTCTTGGAACTGGATGATTCAAAGTCCAGTCCCTCAAGAGCGAACGTCTGACTTGAAATGAGACTGTAGTTGCAGTGCAGCCTTTTGTGCTATGCTATGTTTGGCTTCTACAAAGCTTGagatttgcacatttgaaagtgCAAAATTTGTAAGTTGGCACTGATTTTGACTCTGCCCCACATGTCAGTGGCACTTCAATTGTCATTGGTTCAAAGTGCAAATGTTTTTACTGTCctgttttttgtataaattgaaatagaatgtttatgtttaatttatgtttgtcgaaagcacaaaaaatgttaataaaagtctttttaagtatatattttttggcattttagcctttatttgaaagtgCATAGAGATGGACAGAAAATGTGACCTGCAGGAAAGGGCACCCAGTGTGGGATTTGAACCAGGGCCGCCTGCACCTGCAGCAAGTCTCAACACATGGGGCGGGTGCTCTACTCTACTGGTCCGCACTCTCTGGGCCAGGACTAGTTGTTCCTCAAGAATGGAGGTGGCGGACCTTTGGCTCACAGAATGAGGCGGAGAGTTTCATACGGGTGTGTTAACTCGGTGACCCGTGAGTGGCTGGATGATGTTCAAGAAAAGTTAGGCAATGGTCaggtttctttgttttctttcttttttattaatcagtaaccaacaataacagcaacagCGAAGGGTGAAACATCTCTTGCTGTCAGACctgcaacacagacagatgttaaCTGGCGTGTTAAGTACTGTGCCACCGGGTTAATTACTGGACTCTTCCACTTTACAGGTAAACTTAAACATTTATAACATGGCTAACTAACCATAGACCAATCTTAAATGTACCTTGCACACATAATATTTACAATACTTCATTTTACCTGTGTCATCATCCCTAATACACCTCTAAAATATGAATACAATGAATAGAAATATTTCTAAGTTGGGGGATTTTCAAATCCCCCCACTTCCTACCCTGTCACTTGGTCTCTCCCGGAACCTTATGAAGGTGCAGTGCCCCGGGGGAATCATTTGGCCGCGCACCACGGAGCAGACACCGGACTGGACAGATAAGTGCTAAACACAAACATCGTAATTTATCACGGTAGCACTAACTTGGTCATTTACTACTGATGATATTGCACACACATATTCCCAAACACTTCTGCCCTGCTTACGGTGTACTCTTCCAATAATGTGCACAACTTCTGCGGAGCTTaacttttcctctcttcttgcAGGCGGAGCCGAGTGCGCACTGCTGCACCTGCCCGACGGCACGCAATCAACCGCGGTCACGAGGTTCCCTAAAAGCTCacaaatattcaataaatattgatatataaaattaagttaaatatctGTAAAGATGTGCAAATAagcaatgtgcaaaatgtaTTGTGCAAACAATGGCAAATAAAGTGCTATCGTGACTCAAGTGCAATGTGCGATTATTACGATCCCTTGTGCAAAGTTGTGCAAATAAAGTTACCACATGTGCAacatacacattaaacattttctcaACAATACAGAGTCAAAAAGGATCAAACTTATCACCAAAagaaccaacaaataaaaatacattttattaggCGATTAAACAACGTTGCTAAACTCggaacaaaacattaaaatgaagtgGGTGGCATCACCAGAGAtgagaataaatcaaaacatcaaaaataaGTCCACATACCTTGTTCCACTCTACCAAGGGAGTTAATACTTGATTTTGAAGGTGCCGTCTCTGATTCTGCCTCCGAGTAACAGCAACTATGTCTATAACTATTAAGGGTCtcctttaattaatatttacacaatatcaaacattgtgaaatataattaataatattgcTTATAATCTGTTGCCTCATTGGTATCCAATAGATATGGTTTATCTTTTCTTACAGCGTAGAAGTGCACAAAAAACTATTCGATTACAGTAACTCGAGTAAATGTAATTCGTCGCTTTCCAGCTCTGCTCAGGTGACAAATGCCATCTATAGGCCCACTTTGTAACAGCTTTGAAGACTGAGTAGTCATCTGAGTAGTAGTGAAACGTCTACTCCATAAATCCAGTTGTTTTACGATGATATATCAGATATACCATGACTTGAttgactaagaaccttcacgGACATTGAATAGAAATAGTTTTGAGTTGAGGTGCAGAGCAGCAGAAGGATGACATCTAATGCCTCAAGTTCATTATTTAAGTGCAGTACTTAAACTGTATTCACGCGAACTGGATGAATCCCTGATCTACAACGAATGATGTTGGGTAAGTAACGTATTCAGCCTGGTCGTAGTAAGGATTAAGAACTACACTTGCTGTATTGTCTCTTTTATATTTgctttatctgtgttttattttcagctgctgATTGATCATAGAAGTATGAATTTAGGAACACTTCAGGCAGCAGTGCGTCTTGGCGATGGTGTTGGGGTCCATTTCTTCATCTTTCGTCATTCTGTGTCATTTGGTCCTATTGGTAGATAATGTTGAGaaactgtaaattaaattgGGCAGGAGCATTTGGGTCCTTATTTGAATGTGAACATTTACAATTCTATGACAAAGAAGCATCTCTGAATAAGATTGTGTGATATATCTGGAGCCACCTGTCAAAGTGACCTTGTGTAACAGTGGAAAAAAGTCAGTTGGCATGCAACAAACAGCCCCTTTTATCAAAAACGTGCATGTGTGAACAGGCTTAATAATACAGGTTTTCTTGATTGtttacacacatgaaaaacaaaatgaaactttattccCCTGGCCAAGCAGCAGGAGAAATGTTGCCAAGCATTGTGAATCCAGCCATGAAAAGCATCAACTGCTATATCTCCACATGCGTCTACTCTACCTTGGAGTTGGGgtatatgtgtttgtggattTCAGTCATACACTTTGCGGCtccaggcagaaaaaaaatactcaataGGATTGAGGAATGGAGAATATAGAGGGGGAATAATCTTTTTTGATCCACAGTTGGAGATTTAATATGCTACTAGTGCTAATGGGTTGCCTTGTGAAATGGTTATTGTTCTCAAAGATGCCATATTTTAACGTACCGTCCACATCTGCCTTGTGACTTGATTTGCCTTATTAGCTAAACTAAGACGTAGCACAGAGAACCAGTGGAGTGTTAAAACGCTCTCCTGCTGCACACAGTTGATGCGCCGCAACGTCTTTTAAGTGTTGTCTTTGCACACGGCATGGGAAGCTTCATTTCTGAATTAGACTCTTGGTGGCTGAGTATATGTCTGTCTGCTCGTACATGGTGATCACTAGCACACAACTTTACAACTAATATAAATGCCTGGCTTGAAAGTAATTACACTGTATGGAATTGTTTATATGCAGACGTGTGATGGTTTAAAGTGTCTCCTGCTGATTCTGCTGGCTTTTGTTTGATGAAACTAACCTGCTGCTGATAGTTGGTAGTCTTTGTGTTGGGTTCTTAAATTTGGAAACCTGCCACCAGATAATGCCAAAGTGTTTAAACTTTACACAGAGTCGTTTTTACTCATAAATTACACAGCAACAAGAAAGATGTTTGGAAGGATATTGCTCATCTTTGTGACGGGCTTGTAGAGAAAGTAGATGAATTACTGtaaggaaataaaatgtgaaatgtgaagacGTTCGCACATAAACCACCTttaaagggatttaaaaaatgggattttgtcaaaacactgaataaatggaCTGGTTAACAATGTGTTGTTGGAGTTTGTTGAAATCCTCGAGTGGGACACAAAAGGAGATGGTttcttgtgtttaaatgttaacattacTTTGCTGCTAGGAAAGAAACTGATTTccaaaaaggaaggaaaatagtttgttgcattttgtttaCATGTAGAGCTGTGTGACCTCCACTTAAGTCCATATTCTTTACAGTGATGATTTGAATGAATTATTCAGTAACTACAGTTGAATCCCCTGCAAACAAGCTAACTTTGTTTTATATCAGATTTGTAACTACCGGCCTTTAGATCCACTTTGAAAAGACAATTGTAGCTTTAGCATTATCATGCTTTTAGCAGGTGCATTGTGCAtgaatgttttgtgttgtcGTGTGTTAGGTTATATATTTGTCTCATGTGGTGatgtctgcctttttttctatGCGTTTCTGCAACACCACAGAACTAACTGGAAAATGTCAGGTTCTCACCCATCTGACCACAGCTAACTTTGTTCACAGTCCACGTCCTGTTTTGCGTTTTTGTAATTTACCGTTGCAGCCAAGATAGTTTTGTTGTATAAAGTAGTGACATGAAACGCATGAAGGAAGAAAGAATCAAACAATGAAATGGTTCTTCTTCaatttttgtacttttactgAAAACGTGTCTGTGACCACTTTCTGTCACATCTGTAAGAATGAATTCATCTGTAAGAATAACGTCAAATCTTTCTGAGATGAGGTTGTTGCAGAACAGTTAAATGAGCTGCTCCTTTCTCCAGTGACGGATGAGATGAAATATTAAACTGCAGAGTGGAAAACCAGCAACTACAAGTTTTAAAGAATAATTTTGTTCTAGAAGTCAGTCAATCATAAAGTAATGCAGGTTTAtgatttttgacagttttgattTAGATTATTTCCCTCAAGTTCCCACAACTTCGTCTTCTACAGCTACATCTCTCCACTGTGAGAATATAGGTGACCCTTCACACTTTTAGATTCTCATACTGATGTGTTATTTCCTTCCTGATGACGAGAGACGGTTACAGAAGTTCATCATGACTCACATGTTTGCCTTGTCTGCACCTGGTGTCAATTTTATGTTCCACCCAACAATATTCAATGGTCATAATATTCAGGTTCATTATCCtcacacagcattttttttttatttctcacatgtGACACAGGTCAGGTTGTACATGTTATCATCatgaaaaaatggaagaaacaaCTTGGGATTCAAAGGGTTAAACTCAACCGTGTGCCTCCCACTCACACACGTTTCCTTAAGTTTTGAATTCACATAATTTCAaggatttaatttattcatcaaaCAATGATCAGACCAGATAAATGAATTAGGCTCCTCATCTTACTTGCAGATACAGTAACAAGATCAGAGCTCTGTAAAATGTTGTGGTGGCCATGAAAACTGGTCTGGAagcttttcagtgtttttgaggAACTTTCTTCCCTTACACACCTTAACTACAAGACTCCTCTGATCCTCGCAATAAGCAACGGAATATGGCCCAACACATTCCTTAatatatgatttttatttattattatgtttttgattaaattattttctgtgaatTCTCAGAAAAGGTTGCATGGGaaaaatgatgaatggatgttaATATGTTGTCTTTGACAAATGTTCAAAAATCATCTACGAGATCAAATATatatgtctcatctcatcttctactaccgcttaatcctgcagtagggtcacgggggttactggagcctatcccagccggcatcgggcaagaggcggggtacaccctggacaagttgTCAGCCTATCGCataacacagagacatacaaccattcacactcacacgcacacctagggtcaatttagagtcaccaattagcctaacgagcatgtcctTGGAGATGGGAGGAAGCCTGAGTcccacgcgaacacagggagaacatgcaaattccacccagaaaggcccgagctggaggCATGGGacgcatcagcgctaaccaccgagccactttgtgtatatgtgtgtatatgtatgtgtgtgtgtgtgtatatatttttttttattattatttttttgctgtaaaaATATGTACGTGAAATGAATGgaccaaataaattaaacaattaaaagctTAGTAAATGATTGAGCTTTTATTGAAGAGACATCATTATATTGTCTTTTGACCAAATATACTAATTTAAGAAAAACCTTCTTCAGATGAGATTGTTCCAGAGTCTCAGAGAAAGATTGTGATGATGGCCGAGGACACCAGCAGCATAATGACACTGGGACCAGTTGGTATTGCGCTGTTACACAGATCAGTGTCACAGCAGTTTGCGGTGCCGATACACATTTCACTTCTACCACAGCTCTTAGCGACAAGACCTATGAGACCATAAGAAAAAATCTCAGTTTCAACAACAGTGACAGTCAACAAGCAACAAGTCCAGCAACATATCCACTCAAAATATATATGAGCAACAGTTCTGATGTGTTGTGGTGTGGAGGAACAACTTACCGAGCACTTCACCAGACAGACACTTGTCGAATCCGTCAGGACAAGTTACAACATCGGTGCAGGATGAAGAGCTGGATATGTCACAGGTGTAGCATCTTAATCCCCATGCTGTCAGGATTGATTTATAATAtagaatgtaaataaacacatcaatttatacagaagataaaaaataacGTTATTTTAacgttaacattttttttaatgttctgggaattcagaagttgtgttttctaCTCTAGGAAGTTTCATTTCCCCCATAGACTTGCAAATGAAACCTAAATATCATCATCTACAGTGACCTGATCACTCCTGTCTCAGCCTTCAAGGTCTGCTGTTTagtaaaacaatgtgaaaatcATCTAGTCATTTATTCAGGATACAATGTTCAGACCAGGTAAATTAATTAAGCTCCTCTTACCTGTGGACACAGTCAAGAACAGGATCAGAGCTCCGTAAAGCTTCATGGTGGCCATggagacaacagtaactcagtATTAGTGAGAGGAAGGCCTGCAGCTTAGAAGTAGTCTctgagaaagtgaaagaaagttTGACTCAAGCTGATTTTATACTGGTACTCAGACTGATGATCCGCCCCTTTTTTATTGAATGCCTGCACACAGGTCATCTAAGTCATTATGTAGATGTGTCTTAATCTTATGCATCACATGGGAGTGACAACAGTTCTGACACAAGCAAACTTACCAGCTGTTTTCACTGTAAAACACAGCATCAGTCAACCTGAGTTtttagctcaggaggtagagtggACGTCCAATGTCATTGGACAAGACACTTAAACCACCTTgttcccagtgtgaactccactggtgtatgttgcaagtgagtgatgtttggtggtggtcagagaggcTGTAGACGTGGATTGGCAGCAACGTTTCTGTGTCTGCCCCAGGGcaactgtgactactgaggAACTTTACCatcaccaccagggtgtgactgtgtgaccagtgaataatgcattcaattgtgaaccactttgagtgtctatgataaggcgctatataaaaccaatgcattattataatttattattattattattattactaatattattattattatgagatcatatcaatgaaaatgaaagttgaTCATTGATCtttctgcagaaaaccaaagctTTCCACTGACATGGTCTTTTCTCATCCatatacaataaaatgacaCTACATGTGTCACAACATGTTCCACTAAAAAGAGAAACCACAGGGAGCTGCCCTACAGGATACAGCTCTTCCATAGTTTGAAGTGAGGCAGATATTACCTGAACCTACAGCGACTAGAAAAGGACTACAGTCCAACAGGAAACTATTTTCTAGATTGGGAGGTTACTCGTTTGGCTTTGCTTTAAGCTTTTAAGTTACAACAGTTGACTTGTTGGTTTCCACAGATTTTTAACTGCTCTGATTGaagagaagtctgatatttggcagctgGTTTAATTCTTATACCGAGGTATAAAGTAtgttttttcataattacattcacaaatgttcattttcataaACTCAAGTAGACGTCCAAAAGTATGGATATCAGTATCGCTGTATTAGCCTTTGTATTACGTGGTATCAGATCGAAAGGAAAAGTAGTTATTGCACATCCCTCTCACCACTGCAGGAACTTTTGCAATTGTGAAACAGCTAATTGAGTTCCTCCTTTCTCCAAAAGTAGATGAGGTGAAATATTAAACTGCAGAGTGGAAAACCAGCGTCTGcgagtaaataaaaaaatacaaattcccACAACTTCTTCTGTATCTCTAGACTGTGAGAATATAGAATACATCTTAACATTTGAAATACCCTGATGACAAGAGACGGTTGCAGAAGCTCATCATGATTTCCGTGTTTGCCTTAAATGCACCTGTTCTCAATTTTATGTTGCACCTCGTCGTGACAAAACACGGAAACACTTACAATGGACAATATTCAAATTGATAATATTCAGGTTAATTTTTCCCACTGAGTAATGCAGTTTATTTCTCAAATGTGACACAAGTCAGGTTGTACATGTTATCATCATGAAAAAAACGGAAGAAATAACTTGGGATTCAAAGGGTTAAATTCACCCCTTGGCCTCCCACT includes the following:
- the LOC125012425 gene encoding lymphocyte antigen 6G-like, with translation MATMKLYGALILFLTVSTAWGLRCYTCDISSSSSCTDVVTCPDGFDKCLSGEVLGLVAKSCGRSEMCIGTANCCDTDLCNSAIPTGPSVIMLLVSSAIITIFL